The region ACCTCAATATCAAAGGTAAGCGTCTTACCGGCATAGGGGTGGTTGCCATCCAGGGTAACGGTTTCGTCGCCTAGCTCGCTAATGCGCCAGACGATGGTGCCTGCTTCGTCGGCTTCGCCCTCGTCCATCACAAATTCCATATTGAGACTTAAATCTTGTCCATGAAAGTCGTCGATGGGTACCTGAATGATGAGGCTCTCGTCGTGATGCCCAAAGGCCTCTTCTGGGGAGAGCACGATGGTGGTGGTGTAACCGGCCTCTTTTTGATCGAGGGCAGCCTCAAAACCGGGGAGCGTGGTTCCGCTACCGTGAATGTAGCCGACATGTTCATTGGCGTTCGACTCTAAGAGCGTGCCGTGTTCGTCCTTAATGCTGTAGTTAAAGATTACAGCACTATTGTGAGAAATTTTCATGGTATATCCTCCAAGGAGATATTTTTATCTTAAACATACACCTTTTGATCAATTTAATCCATCGGGTGATTGCTTATCTTCTTTGTTTGGGGAGCTTTTGAGGCTCTCTTTGGGCTTCATGTGGGTGAGCTGGCGCATCATTTTTTCTAAGAAGATCGCCTCTTTTTGCGAGAGTTGTGCGCGCGCGATGATCGCGTGCCAAAAGTTAAAGAGATGGCGCTCGCCGTTCTCTCTGGAGATGGCGAAGAAGCCAATGCTGTCGAGTTGATTGGTGATGGTTTGGGCTAACTGTTGCGTTTCGGGCGCGCTAATGGGGTGAAAGTGAATATGCGTCGCGCAGTTGTGTTGATAGAGCTCATAGCAGACAAGCTGTACGGCCTGCGCGAGATTGAGGCTGGGGTATTGATCGCTGGTGGGGATGTAGAGAAGCTGATGG is a window of Entomospira culicis DNA encoding:
- a CDS encoding FKBP-type peptidyl-prolyl cis-trans isomerase, which codes for MKISHNSAVIFNYSIKDEHGTLLESNANEHVGYIHGSGTTLPGFEAALDQKEAGYTTTIVLSPEEAFGHHDESLIIQVPIDDFHGQDLSLNMEFVMDEGEADEAGTIVWRISELGDETVTLDGNHPYAGKTLTFDIEVKEVRTATDEELEHGHLHFEGDEHHHHDN